Proteins encoded by one window of Enterobacter hormaechei subsp. xiangfangensis:
- the emtA gene encoding membrane-bound lytic murein transglycosylase EmtA, with product MKLRWFAFLIVLLAGCSSKHDYQNPPWNPEVPVKRAMQWMPISEQAGKAWGVSPRLITAIIAVESGGNPTLVSKSNAVGLMQLKASTAGREVYRYMGWKGQPSTSELKNPERNISMGTAYLSILEHGILKGIDDPEVMQYALVVSYVNGAGALLRTFSSVRKEAIEEINDMDKDEFFEHVVKNHPSAQAPRYIWKVQKAMDAM from the coding sequence GTGAAATTGAGATGGTTTGCTTTTTTGATTGTGCTGCTCGCTGGCTGTAGTTCAAAACATGATTATCAAAATCCCCCCTGGAACCCTGAAGTGCCGGTAAAGCGGGCCATGCAGTGGATGCCGATCAGCGAACAAGCCGGAAAGGCCTGGGGCGTGAGCCCGCGTCTGATCACGGCGATCATTGCCGTGGAGTCCGGCGGCAACCCGACGCTGGTGAGTAAATCGAATGCGGTGGGGCTGATGCAGTTAAAAGCCTCGACGGCGGGAAGAGAGGTCTATCGCTACATGGGCTGGAAGGGACAGCCATCCACCAGCGAGCTGAAAAACCCGGAGCGTAATATCTCTATGGGAACCGCTTACCTGAGCATTCTCGAGCATGGCATTCTGAAGGGGATTGACGATCCGGAAGTGATGCAATATGCACTGGTGGTGTCGTACGTTAACGGAGCCGGCGCGCTGCTCCGAACCTTCTCATCCGTTCGCAAAGAGGCGATAGAAGAGATTAACGATATGGATAAAGATGAATTCTTCGAGCACGTTGTGAAGAATCATCCGTCAGCACAGGCTCCACGTTATATCTGGAAAGTCCAGAAAGCGATGGACGCTATGTAA
- the ldcA gene encoding muramoyltetrapeptide carboxypeptidase: MPQFHLIAPSGYCINQEAAQRGVQRLLEMGHQVENQTIIPRRMQRFAGTEAQRLSDINSLATLEGENTIVLAVRGGYGASRLLESIDWAGLAARQQQDPLLICGHSDFTAIQLGLLALHNVITFSGPMLAGNFGAPELDAFTQDHFWRALQNPTFTIEWQGNGPHWECEGQLWGGNLAMLVSLIGTPWLPQITDGILVLEDINEHPFRVERMLLQLYHAGLLDRQSAIVLGSFSGSAPNDYDAGYSLETMIDFIRSHLDIPVIAGLDFGHEQQTVTLPLGARAHLVHDNSGSRLTISGHPVLKA, translated from the coding sequence ATGCCTCAGTTTCATCTCATCGCACCGTCAGGCTACTGCATCAATCAGGAGGCGGCACAGCGGGGCGTTCAACGCCTGCTGGAAATGGGCCATCAGGTAGAAAATCAGACAATTATCCCCCGCCGCATGCAGCGTTTTGCCGGTACGGAGGCGCAGAGACTGAGCGATATCAACAGCCTGGCGACGCTGGAAGGTGAAAACACCATTGTGCTGGCCGTGCGCGGCGGCTATGGCGCAAGCCGGCTGCTGGAGAGCATCGACTGGGCCGGGCTGGCCGCGCGCCAGCAGCAGGATCCGCTGTTAATCTGCGGACACAGCGATTTCACGGCGATCCAGCTCGGCCTGCTGGCGTTGCATAACGTCATTACCTTTAGCGGCCCGATGCTGGCCGGTAACTTTGGCGCGCCGGAGCTGGATGCGTTTACGCAGGACCATTTCTGGCGCGCCCTGCAAAACCCGACGTTCACCATCGAGTGGCAAGGCAATGGACCGCACTGGGAATGTGAAGGACAGCTGTGGGGCGGCAACCTCGCGATGCTGGTGTCGCTAATTGGTACGCCGTGGCTGCCGCAGATCACGGATGGCATACTGGTGCTGGAAGATATCAATGAACACCCGTTCCGTGTCGAACGTATGCTGTTGCAGCTGTATCACGCCGGGCTCCTGGATCGGCAGTCGGCCATTGTGCTGGGCAGTTTTAGCGGTTCAGCCCCCAACGATTACGATGCAGGCTATTCCCTGGAGACGATGATTGATTTCATTCGTTCCCACCTGGATATCCCGGTGATCGCCGGCCTGGATTTCGGCCATGAGCAGCAAACCGTTACGCTGCCGCTGGGTGCCCGGGCGCACCTTGTACACGATAATTCAGGCAGTCGGTTAACAATCAGCGGTCATCCGGTCTTAAAGGCATAA
- the ycgR gene encoding flagellar brake protein YcgR, which yields MSSYSEQFLKQNPLAVLGVLRDLKKGEVPLRINWSTSQFISKILDVTAEHLIVDLGSQSDENRAALQAENLSVMAETQGAKVEFVLPRLTTIAYQGLPAFIAPLPANLWFVQRREFFRISAPLHPAYFCKAKMPDKKEIRFRLFDLSLGGMGALMDMPKPEGLVEGMRFSQIELDMGGWGRFWFDAQLIAISERKVVDGKNETITTPRLSFRFLNVGPGAERELQRIIFSLEREARERANKVR from the coding sequence GTGAGTAGCTACAGTGAGCAGTTCCTGAAACAAAATCCGCTGGCTGTATTAGGGGTGTTACGCGACCTGAAAAAAGGCGAGGTGCCGCTGCGCATCAACTGGTCAACCAGCCAGTTTATCAGCAAGATCCTGGACGTGACGGCAGAGCACCTGATCGTCGATCTGGGTAGCCAGAGCGATGAAAACCGTGCCGCGCTACAGGCAGAGAATCTCTCGGTGATGGCCGAAACGCAGGGGGCGAAAGTCGAGTTTGTGCTGCCTCGTCTGACCACGATCGCGTACCAGGGTTTGCCTGCGTTTATCGCTCCCCTGCCCGCTAACCTCTGGTTCGTGCAACGCCGGGAGTTTTTTCGCATCAGCGCTCCGCTTCACCCGGCCTATTTCTGTAAGGCAAAAATGCCGGACAAAAAAGAGATCCGCTTTCGTCTCTTCGACCTGTCGCTGGGCGGCATGGGAGCGTTGATGGATATGCCGAAGCCGGAAGGGCTGGTGGAAGGTATGCGTTTTAGTCAGATCGAGCTGGATATGGGCGGATGGGGACGCTTCTGGTTTGACGCCCAGCTGATTGCCATCAGCGAGCGCAAGGTGGTGGACGGCAAAAACGAAACCATTACCACGCCGCGACTGAGCTTTCGCTTTCTGAATGTCGGGCCAGGCGCCGAGCGCGAACTACAGCGCATCATCTTCTCACTGGAGCGTGAAGCGCGGGAACGCGCGAATAAAGTGCGCTGA